The stretch of DNA tttgtttaattgaattttaattgaattttgatatccaattttaattttgaataatttgaagaccaaatttagtatttattataatatttaacaataacaaaattatgttcatttattattttttaatattcttataaatcattttttgttaaaataagatattcaaaataactttttttttcaaataaacttCAAATTGTGCTAAATCtgaatagtaaattttaatttaaaaaacaaagtTGGTGGCAGAATTGAAACAAATTTCTACAATGGCAAATTTGTCCATAATTTCAAAGTAAAATGGCAAATTTACCTATTCTTAACCCAAGAATAAATGTACTAAATTCACAAAATTTAGCAGATTAAATATATAacgaagttaaattttttattacattaaCTACAAAAGCAAAAGTTCCATATCCAAACAATGAGTttaattaaaaagtaattaattatGAATAATCCTTTTATATActgtaaataaagtaaaaaaatacaattttatatattattggaacaaattatgacataaatttatcatttatttaatatttatcatttaaatgttaATGTCACATCGGTTCACATGTCAAAAAGATAACTTCTCTAAAACTATTACTTTCTTTATTTGTGTCACTATACTATTTTAGAAAACATGATTCGTAATtgtaaaaatcaaagaaaaagattAGGTGAAATATATGAAATTCACCTTCATGAAGATTGCATCAGCCGCTGGAATTGACTCAAACATGTCACCCCCAACGTGAGTCACGCCTACAATCAATCAACACTTTAACAACCACGCACCCTTGAATTAATAAAAACAATACCcaaccatttcttttaattattttaataaaaatagattaataTCATATCTTAaacaaatttcaaattattttaataacagtttttaaaaattaaattaaattatgctatcatgtaatgtaatttaattaattttagtttttatattttcaaattataaaattttaattaagataattttttgatatattggttttaaattacCGAGTAATTATCTCTTTAAATGATAGCGAAGGTGAAAGTAAAATTGAATAGTGAGCAAGGAAGATAAAAAATCTAACCCGGAATACTAGGTGCTCTGGCAACGACCTCAGGCAAATCAAAGTTGATTCCCTCAACATGGGGATATTTCTGCAAAATCATTCGGAGGCAATCCCCCGCGCTGCCTCCCACATCAACTAATCTCTTCACTCCTTTCAACCCATCATAGCCGTCCAATATTGCTCTCATGAATGGCACTGAAACTCCCGACATCGCCTTTTGCATCAGCCCGTTCATTTCGGGTTTCTTCCCATAGTAACTATAAGCTCCCTCCCCATTCGCCTTCACGAATGGCTCCGATGTCGGATTCAGCACTGCTTCGTGCACCAATGGCCACGCTCTCATCAAAGCATCCTAATACATTTATTCCACTCAATTACTTTTCTTATTTCATGTAAAAACCCATAGCTCTACTCTTCTACACATGACGGTTTCACTGTAAATCAATCAAATGAAGGAGAGATCTAGGGAGAATCTGTggttgaaagtgaaaaagtgggATAGGCCTACCTGGTGGTGCTGGAGGACATATGGTGCATAGGGTAGACCCTCAGCGTCTGTTACGAGTGTTTTTCCGATGTCAGTGAGGGAGTATTTTCTCTCAGGGGAGTGGGAGTCATCACCGCTGTAATTAAGGTGTTCATCGAAAACGCCGTAGCTGGTGAGCATACGGAGGATACGCTGGAGGTTTTCAGGGTCTCCGCCGCCGGAAGGGAGTACCCGTGAGAGAATCTGGTCGACGGAGAGTGGGGTGTTGGCGCCTCCTTGCCAGATAGCATCGGGTACGTTGAGGCGGACGATGGCGTTGAGAGACATGGGGACGCTTATCATGTTGGCCAGCTCCATAATGGCTAGCCTAGCTCTGTTACTGCTCTCCGCTGTCTGGACGTCACCCATTATAGGGGCTTCAATATCTGATCTTCGATCTCTCGCTGCGCTGGTTCGATGAGGTTGAATTGAAGTTTCAGTGGGTAGGAGATTTGAGATTTGATTGCTGTGGTggagaaaaattaataatatcgCAACTTTTTCAGTTTTCTTTTGTTTCTAAAATTGGTAATTTCTTTTACATTCAAGGttgaactttttttatttaagttagtgGCTTTTAAGTTGGTAATTGTCTCTATATtggagtaatttttttttattcaaggTAGTCTTTGATATTTCCATAAAAACCATAAGGTTCAAGTTTTAATGTGGaaataattgtcaagtttaagcCTCAATATAAGGACAATTGTCAAGTTTAAcaattaatttggacaaaaaaaagtttaagccTACTGTGAAAACAATTGCCTAGTTCAAACCCAATGTGAGAACAATTACTAAGTACAATGCCTAACTtgggcaaaaaaaagaaaaatagttcAAGTTCTAATGTGAGAATAGTTGCTAATTTTAGCTCTAAATAGTGAtttaattcaaatagtaataggGTAAAGTATAGAATTAGTCATTCAACTATTAGCGTATTTCTGTTTTGGTCAccaaactataaaaattttcaatttcatcattaaCATTTTAAATTGCTTTTGTTTTGGTCACTCTCTATTAAATAGTTAATGGATGACATGACCTTTTTTTCTAACTAGTATAATAATAGCACATTTAATCCTCAAAACTTACGTATTCTGTCAATTTGTTGATTAGTGTCGTTTAGCCACTATCACTTGGTGCAATAATCTGTTGCTCCATGGTCTTTCGGTTTCAGTTGTAGGCCCCGAGGGAGAGAGTCAGTTTGGCAGTAAAGTTGAGCTTAAGCCATGGTGTTTTTGGAAAAAGCAATAGTCCACACACTCTATAATCAATGGTAAACATGTTGATGTCTTCTAAGACCTCAAGATTGCTAAATTCAATGGCAAAAACAAACCCATCTTCAAGTACTATGTTGTT from Gossypium hirsutum isolate 1008001.06 chromosome D04, Gossypium_hirsutum_v2.1, whole genome shotgun sequence encodes:
- the LOC107899503 gene encoding nicotinate N-methyltransferase 1 — its product is MGDVQTAESSNRARLAIMELANMISVPMSLNAIVRLNVPDAIWQGGANTPLSVDQILSRVLPSGGGDPENLQRILRMLTSYGVFDEHLNYSGDDSHSPERKYSLTDIGKTLVTDAEGLPYAPYVLQHHQDALMRAWPLVHEAVLNPTSEPFVKANGEGAYSYYGKKPEMNGLMQKAMSGVSVPFMRAILDGYDGLKGVKRLVDVGGSAGDCLRMILQKYPHVEGINFDLPEVVARAPSIPGVTHVGGDMFESIPAADAIFMKWVLTTWTDDECKAIMENCYKALPVGGKLIACEPVLPKESDDSHRTRALLEGDIFVMTIYRAKGKHRTQDEFKQLGLSAGFPHFRAFYIDYFYTVLEFQK